A DNA window from Microcystis aeruginosa NIES-843 contains the following coding sequences:
- a CDS encoding DASH family cryptochrome: MRVLIWYRNDLRVHDHEAIYQAVQEQFEIIPFYCFDERQFGFTSYGFPKTGKFRAKFLLESVADLRQSLESLGGNLIIRRGKPEDIIPQLVQELQIAKVYYHQEVTAEELAVEKAVNKALSGVPVQIKTFWTATLYHPDDLPFTLNQLPELFTNFRKQVERHWQIRATYPTPKKLTKLPKIELGNLPSLNDLGLTESILDRGGVLSFQGGEMAGKSRVKEYIWDSDSLKTYKETRNEMLGTNYSSKFSAWLSFGCLSPRYIYEEVQKYEQTRVKNDSTYWLIFELLWRDFFRFMCRKHGNKIFYKSGLQELYLPWLEDWERFNLWCEGKTGYPLVDANMRELAATGFMSNRGRQNVASFLSKNLGIDWCMGAEWFESLLIDYDVCSNWGNWNYTAGVGNDARGFRYFNIPKQSKDYDPKGDYLRHWLPELALIKGDKIHEPYKLSPEEQKRYGVILGVNYPRPIVDFFQSIKHNEKIYLQHFSEQ; this comes from the coding sequence ATGCGGGTTTTAATTTGGTATCGCAATGATCTGCGGGTTCACGATCACGAGGCAATTTATCAAGCTGTTCAAGAACAATTCGAGATAATTCCCTTCTATTGTTTTGATGAGCGTCAATTTGGTTTTACTTCCTACGGGTTTCCAAAAACTGGCAAGTTCCGGGCTAAATTTTTATTAGAAAGCGTAGCAGATTTGCGACAATCTCTGGAAAGTTTAGGCGGTAATTTAATTATCCGACGGGGAAAACCAGAAGACATTATCCCACAATTAGTTCAAGAATTGCAGATAGCCAAGGTTTATTATCATCAAGAGGTAACAGCAGAGGAATTAGCGGTAGAAAAAGCGGTAAATAAGGCTTTATCCGGGGTTCCTGTGCAGATAAAAACTTTTTGGACAGCCACTTTATACCATCCTGATGACTTACCTTTTACCCTTAATCAATTACCAGAATTATTTACTAATTTTCGTAAACAAGTAGAACGTCATTGGCAAATAAGAGCAACTTATCCCACGCCGAAAAAGTTGACAAAATTGCCTAAAATAGAGTTGGGAAACCTTCCCAGTTTAAACGATTTAGGCTTAACAGAATCAATTCTAGACCGGGGAGGTGTTTTGTCGTTTCAAGGGGGTGAAATGGCAGGAAAATCAAGGGTTAAAGAATATATTTGGGATAGTGATTCCTTAAAAACCTATAAGGAAACCCGCAATGAAATGTTAGGGACTAATTATTCCTCAAAATTCTCAGCTTGGTTAAGTTTTGGCTGTCTTTCCCCCCGTTATATCTACGAGGAAGTACAAAAGTATGAGCAAACGAGAGTAAAAAATGACTCTACCTATTGGCTGATTTTTGAATTATTATGGCGAGATTTTTTCCGATTTATGTGCCGTAAACACGGGAATAAAATCTTCTATAAATCTGGTTTGCAAGAACTTTATTTACCTTGGCTAGAAGATTGGGAAAGATTTAATCTCTGGTGTGAGGGAAAAACCGGTTATCCCCTTGTAGATGCTAATATGAGAGAATTAGCCGCTACAGGATTTATGTCGAATCGTGGCCGGCAAAATGTCGCTAGTTTTCTGAGCAAAAATCTCGGTATTGATTGGTGTATGGGAGCAGAATGGTTCGAGTCGTTATTAATTGATTACGATGTCTGTAGTAATTGGGGTAATTGGAATTACACTGCTGGTGTCGGCAATGACGCGCGAGGATTTCGTTATTTTAATATCCCTAAACAGTCGAAAGATTATGATCCCAAAGGTGATTATTTACGTCACTGGTTGCCCGAATTAGCCCTAATAAAAGGCGATAAAATTCACGAACCTTATAAATTATCTCCAGAGGAACAAAAGCGTTATGGTGTGATTTTAGGGGTTAATTATCCTCGTCCCATTGTCGATTTTTTTCAATCCATCAAACACAACGAAAAAATTTATCTTCAGCATTTCAGTGAACAGTAA
- the nadA gene encoding quinolinate synthase NadA produces MFTTVQPTNRSSLPDDLFTAIKELKRELNAVILAHYYQNSDIQDIADYIGDSLGLSQQAARTPADVIVFAGVHFMAETAKILNPDKLVLLPDLDAGCSLADSCHPEDFARFKAQYPDHIVISYINCSAEIKAMSDIICTSSNAVKIVNQIPAHQPIIFAPDRNLGRYVSQQTGRDLVLWQGSCIVHETFSERKIIELKVAHPEAKIIAHPECEASVLRHADYIGSTTALLNYSLKSSEKTFIVATEPGIIHQMQKSAPEKLFIPAPALNNCACNECPYMRLNTLEKLYLCMRDKTPEITISEDLRVKALLPIQRMLEMS; encoded by the coding sequence GTGTTCACAACTGTTCAACCCACAAATCGATCGAGCTTACCTGATGACCTATTTACGGCAATTAAAGAGCTTAAACGGGAATTAAACGCCGTTATTCTGGCTCACTACTATCAAAATTCTGACATACAGGATATAGCTGATTATATTGGTGATTCTCTCGGTTTATCCCAACAGGCTGCCCGAACGCCAGCAGATGTGATCGTATTTGCGGGGGTTCACTTCATGGCAGAAACAGCTAAAATCTTAAACCCAGATAAGTTGGTATTGCTGCCGGATTTAGATGCAGGATGTTCTTTAGCTGATAGTTGTCATCCTGAAGATTTTGCTCGTTTTAAAGCCCAATATCCCGATCATATCGTGATTTCCTATATCAATTGCAGTGCAGAAATTAAGGCCATGAGTGATATTATCTGCACCAGTTCCAACGCAGTCAAAATAGTTAATCAAATCCCTGCCCATCAACCGATTATCTTCGCTCCCGATCGCAATTTAGGCCGTTACGTCAGTCAGCAAACTGGTAGAGATTTAGTTCTCTGGCAGGGTAGTTGTATTGTCCATGAAACTTTTTCCGAACGCAAGATAATAGAATTAAAAGTCGCCCATCCAGAAGCAAAAATTATCGCCCATCCTGAGTGTGAAGCATCGGTTTTACGCCATGCCGATTATATTGGTTCCACGACGGCACTATTAAATTATTCCCTGAAAAGTTCCGAAAAAACCTTTATTGTCGCCACAGAACCGGGGATTATTCACCAGATGCAAAAATCCGCCCCAGAGAAACTATTTATCCCCGCACCAGCTTTAAATAACTGTGCTTGTAATGAGTGTCCCTACATGAGACTGAACACTCTCGAAAAATTGTATCTCTGTATGCGAGATAAAACTCCAGAAATTACTATTTCTGAAGATTTAAGAGTTAAGGCACTGTTGCCGATTCAAAGAATGTTAGAAATGTCTTAA
- the tatC gene encoding twin-arginine translocase subunit TatC, which yields MSSTEVKTPPPDSTEFLDELPGEVEMSLFDHLEELRRRIFYSLIAVAVGAVGCFIFVKPLVQVLEVPAQGVKFLQLAPGEFFFVSLKVAGYSGILVASPVILLQIILFVLPGLTRRERRLIVPVVLGSSVLFFAGLFFAYIALIPAALNFFVNYGAEVVEQAWSIERYFEFVLLLLFSTGIAFQIPVIQLILSFLGIISSQTMLSGWRFVVLGAVILGAILTPSTDPLTQSLLAGAVLGLYFGGIGVVKLTGR from the coding sequence ATGTCATCGACAGAAGTAAAAACCCCGCCCCCAGACAGTACCGAATTTCTCGACGAATTGCCCGGAGAAGTGGAAATGTCCTTATTTGACCACTTGGAGGAATTGCGGCGCCGGATTTTTTATAGTTTAATTGCCGTGGCTGTGGGTGCGGTGGGATGTTTTATCTTCGTTAAACCCCTAGTACAAGTGCTGGAAGTCCCTGCCCAAGGGGTAAAATTTTTGCAGTTGGCCCCGGGAGAATTTTTTTTCGTCTCCCTAAAAGTAGCTGGATATAGCGGCATACTGGTGGCTAGTCCCGTCATTCTCTTGCAAATTATCCTCTTTGTGCTGCCGGGGTTAACCCGTCGCGAACGGCGTTTAATTGTCCCGGTAGTGTTAGGATCGAGTGTCTTATTTTTTGCCGGTTTATTTTTTGCCTATATTGCCCTGATTCCCGCCGCTTTAAACTTTTTTGTCAATTATGGGGCGGAAGTGGTCGAACAAGCTTGGTCGATCGAGCGCTATTTTGAATTTGTCTTACTTTTACTTTTTAGTACCGGCATCGCCTTTCAAATTCCCGTTATTCAATTGATTTTGAGCTTTTTAGGCATTATTTCCTCGCAAACGATGTTATCGGGTTGGCGTTTCGTGGTTTTGGGGGCAGTGATTTTAGGCGCGATTTTAACCCCTTCCACAGATCCTCTCACCCAATCCCTGTTAGCAGGGGCGGTCTTGGGTCTATACTTTGGGGGCATTGGGGTGGTGAAATTAACGGGACGTTAG
- a CDS encoding putative capsular polysaccharide synthesis family protein — MSKLLDNLTYLRKIVLQDIKLRFRLYATNQTPIIIYQMGKVGSSSVMKSLKKKAILPLFHVHFLLKNADNRSFYNPNVYEILSVKLEREMLLRQGKFLYNKIIAPKKQVKIISLTREPIGRNVAAFFQNFERETGKKYEQSNFTPQELRDIFINFFPHSTPLDWFDNYFKPFLGIDVYEYPFPKEQGYLRINKDNVDLLILKLETSDSVKEKAIAEFLGLKEFKLVRTNVGEDKNYGSSVCLMQWTGL; from the coding sequence ATGTCTAAATTGCTTGATAACCTGACTTATCTGCGGAAGATTGTTCTGCAAGACATAAAATTACGATTCAGACTTTATGCAACGAATCAAACACCTATTATAATCTATCAAATGGGCAAAGTTGGTTCTAGCTCGGTGATGAAATCCTTAAAAAAAAAAGCAATTTTGCCATTGTTTCATGTTCATTTTTTACTCAAAAATGCTGATAATAGAAGCTTTTACAATCCTAATGTTTACGAAATTTTGAGCGTAAAACTGGAGAGAGAAATGCTACTCAGACAGGGTAAATTTTTATATAACAAAATAATTGCCCCGAAAAAACAAGTAAAAATTATTTCTTTAACTAGGGAACCAATAGGTAGAAATGTTGCAGCTTTTTTTCAGAACTTTGAAAGAGAAACAGGGAAAAAGTATGAACAATCCAATTTTACTCCCCAAGAGCTAAGGGATATATTTATCAATTTTTTCCCTCATTCAACTCCCCTAGACTGGTTCGATAATTACTTCAAGCCATTTTTAGGGATAGATGTTTATGAATATCCTTTTCCGAAAGAGCAGGGATATTTAAGAATTAACAAAGATAATGTGGATTTATTGATCCTCAAACTAGAAACCTCTGACAGTGTAAAGGAAAAAGCAATCGCCGAATTTCTGGGTTTAAAAGAATTTAAGTTAGTAAGGACGAACGTGGGAGAAGATAAAAATTATGGTTCTTCGGTTTGTCTTATGCAATGGACGGGGTTATAA
- a CDS encoding GumC family protein yields MMNNQQNGALKTQSQGNLPVFAQPAFIPSLTQEEEELNLRQVLSVVKHRWWIIAGITLGVTGAIAAWTFLKTPIYQGRFLLLIGQPIEENKNSLKLAAQDILPQLGGENIDYETQIAVLKSPQLLNPILSKITPQYPDFTYSDLISKTGKSDLKISQLEDTKVLEIVYENAEPEKIKLVLDNLARHYLNYSSQERKTEINQGLDFVNAQLPVLQERVNSLQKQMQQFRQQYNFLDPDKEATRLSQQLTSIEQEYRVAQVALNEINSRYQALQQQVGLAPNQAIIATYLSESPGYQDLLKQLQEVEVELAKQSAVFAKDSPIIATLEEKRANLLPLLQNEAQRTLGEKLPQTVGNSPALVSRSALRVELTQQLVEAANSRQTLEIKVKSLAQALEQQKASVKNLAVLARRYTDLQRELEIATTSLGRFLEEQQKLQLKVAQQVVPWQLISPPEVEEDFVSPKPVRNLALGVIGGLLLGLGAAFLAERLDPVHHSADELKEDTKLPLLGAIPWQKDLDKIEKVITAALPQLTVAGQQLTIPNTTAKSANENPYYYNFSPFSEAFHTLNTNIRLLGSDSPLKSLVISSVSPGDGKTTMAINIAKAAARMGQKVLLVDADLRRPQIHLRLNLDNDHGLSNVLAEGLDWNEAIQSLPRHENLSILTAGSIPPDPTRLLSSQRMQEMISQLQQDHAFDLIIYDLPPIAAFADAKILAAMATGLILVTKLGKTDRFVLKNLLEDLRLSHISVLGLVANNVSRKDHNYRYYGHYYGKR; encoded by the coding sequence ATGATGAACAACCAACAAAACGGGGCTTTGAAAACCCAAAGCCAAGGAAATCTACCAGTTTTTGCCCAACCAGCTTTTATCCCCTCCCTGACGCAGGAAGAAGAGGAACTCAACCTGCGTCAAGTCCTTTCTGTCGTCAAGCATCGCTGGTGGATAATCGCTGGCATCACCCTAGGAGTAACAGGTGCGATCGCTGCTTGGACTTTCTTAAAAACCCCTATCTATCAAGGTAGATTCCTGCTGCTCATCGGTCAACCGATTGAGGAAAATAAAAATTCTCTCAAACTGGCAGCCCAAGATATCCTGCCTCAGTTGGGTGGAGAGAACATCGATTATGAAACCCAAATCGCTGTCCTGAAAAGTCCTCAACTCCTTAACCCCATCCTTAGTAAAATAACTCCTCAATATCCCGACTTTACCTACAGTGATTTAATTAGTAAAACTGGCAAATCTGATCTCAAAATTAGTCAATTAGAAGATACGAAAGTTTTAGAGATCGTTTACGAAAATGCAGAACCAGAAAAAATTAAGCTGGTTTTAGATAATTTAGCCCGTCATTACCTAAACTATAGTTCCCAGGAACGCAAGACCGAAATTAATCAAGGCTTGGATTTTGTTAACGCTCAATTGCCCGTGCTGCAGGAACGAGTTAATTCTCTACAAAAACAAATGCAGCAATTCCGGCAGCAATACAATTTCCTGGATCCCGACAAGGAAGCCACTCGTTTATCGCAACAGTTAACCAGCATCGAGCAGGAGTACAGAGTCGCCCAAGTTGCCCTTAACGAAATTAACTCTCGCTATCAAGCTTTACAGCAACAGGTGGGATTGGCCCCTAATCAAGCAATTATCGCCACTTATCTCAGTGAATCTCCCGGTTATCAAGATTTGCTCAAGCAGTTGCAAGAAGTGGAAGTGGAATTGGCGAAACAATCGGCAGTTTTTGCCAAGGATAGCCCGATAATCGCCACCCTAGAGGAAAAACGGGCTAATTTACTGCCCCTACTGCAAAACGAAGCCCAGAGAACCCTAGGGGAAAAACTGCCCCAGACAGTGGGTAATTCCCCGGCTTTGGTATCACGAAGCGCTTTGCGGGTAGAATTAACCCAGCAATTGGTAGAAGCCGCTAACAGTCGCCAAACCCTAGAAATTAAGGTAAAATCCCTTGCCCAAGCCCTCGAACAACAGAAAGCCTCGGTCAAAAATCTGGCGGTTTTAGCCCGTCGCTATACGGATTTGCAACGAGAATTGGAAATTGCCACCACCAGTCTCGGCCGTTTTCTGGAGGAACAACAAAAACTCCAACTCAAGGTGGCACAACAAGTGGTGCCTTGGCAACTAATTTCCCCTCCAGAAGTAGAGGAAGATTTCGTTTCTCCTAAACCCGTGCGAAATCTCGCTTTAGGGGTTATTGGTGGCCTGTTACTAGGCCTAGGGGCAGCCTTTTTAGCTGAAAGATTAGATCCCGTTCATCATAGTGCAGATGAACTAAAAGAAGATACCAAACTGCCCCTTTTAGGCGCAATTCCCTGGCAAAAAGACCTCGATAAGATCGAAAAAGTGATCACCGCCGCCCTACCCCAGTTAACAGTCGCTGGTCAACAACTTACTATCCCTAATACCACTGCGAAATCAGCCAACGAAAACCCCTACTACTATAATTTCTCCCCCTTCTCGGAGGCTTTCCACACTCTTAACACCAATATTCGCCTCCTCGGTTCCGATTCCCCCCTCAAGTCCCTCGTGATTAGTTCTGTATCACCAGGAGATGGTAAAACCACCATGGCAATAAATATCGCTAAGGCTGCCGCTCGTATGGGACAAAAAGTCTTACTGGTGGATGCCGACCTGCGACGACCCCAGATTCACCTACGACTTAATCTCGATAACGACCACGGCCTTAGTAATGTCCTCGCCGAGGGTCTCGATTGGAACGAGGCGATTCAATCCCTGCCCCGCCACGAGAATTTATCGATTCTTACCGCCGGTTCAATTCCCCCAGATCCAACCCGCTTGCTTTCTTCCCAGAGAATGCAGGAGATGATCTCGCAATTACAGCAAGACCACGCCTTCGATCTAATTATCTACGATCTACCACCGATCGCCGCCTTTGCCGATGCCAAAATTCTCGCCGCCATGGCCACTGGCCTAATTCTCGTCACCAAACTGGGCAAAACCGACCGCTTTGTGCTGAAAAATCTGCTCGAAGACCTGAGATTATCCCACATTTCCGTGTTAGGTTTAGTGGCTAATAATGTTAGTCGGAAAGACCACAATTATCGTTACTATGGCCATTACTACGGCAAAAGATAA